The following are encoded in a window of Prochlorococcus marinus CUG1417 genomic DNA:
- the rsmD gene encoding 16S rRNA (guanine(966)-N(2))-methyltransferase RsmD, with the protein MKTNLRLIGGKKLQSPNNSFTRPTTLKVREAIFNILKNRVEDSNWLDLFSGTGVVSCEAYNHGASKIIAIEKNKINSKICLENLLSLENTENRINDIEVICKDVLKWTKPNYERNLSSRYIDLNNLKFDFVYLDPPYNVDFHELVLNQLFNCNILKKDSIVICEHSPNLFIKKSTLWETIDVRDYGQSRLTFLINVQHS; encoded by the coding sequence ATGAAGACTAACTTAAGATTAATAGGTGGTAAAAAACTCCAAAGTCCAAATAATAGTTTTACAAGACCTACAACTTTGAAAGTGAGAGAGGCCATATTTAATATATTGAAAAATAGAGTTGAAGATAGTAACTGGTTAGATTTATTTAGTGGAACAGGAGTCGTATCTTGTGAAGCTTATAACCACGGGGCAAGCAAAATAATTGCAATTGAGAAAAACAAAATCAACTCAAAAATTTGCTTAGAAAATTTACTCTCGTTGGAGAATACCGAGAATAGGATTAATGATATCGAAGTGATTTGTAAAGACGTTTTGAAATGGACAAAACCCAACTATGAGAGAAACTTATCATCAAGATATATTGATTTAAACAATTTAAAATTTGATTTTGTTTATTTAGATCCTCCTTACAATGTGGATTTCCATGAATTAGTTTTAAATCAATTATTTAATTGCAATATTTTAAAAAAAGATTCGATAGTTATTTGTGAACATTCTCCAAATCTATTTATTAAAAAAAGTACTTTGTGGGAAACTATAGATGTTAGAGATTATGGACAGTCAAGATTAACATTCTTAATCAATGTCCAACATTCCTGA
- the bchI gene encoding magnesium chelatase ATPase subunit I, whose amino-acid sequence MTTTKKRRVFPFTAVIGQEEMKLALLLNVIDPRIGGVMIMGDRGTGKSTTIRALADLLPAIDVVKDDPYNSSLSDPDLQSKEVLEKIVQGENLESIKKQVPMVDLPLGATEDRLCGTIDIEKALSEGVKAFEPGLLAKANRGLLYVDEVNLLDDHLVDVLLDSAASGWNTVEREGVSVRHPARFVLIGSGNPEEGELRPQLLDRFGMSVEVKTVRDAELRVQVVDQRTSFDDNPDEFSLSVEKQQDELQLKVVKAQEILSSVQMDDDLRLNISAICGELDVDGLRGDIVTNRSARAIAAFEGRTEVQEDDIARVISCSLRHRLRKDPLEQVDSGERVIQAFCKVFDLDEKENLSKFQLTAEA is encoded by the coding sequence GTGACTACAACAAAGAAAAGAAGAGTTTTTCCTTTTACAGCTGTAATTGGCCAAGAAGAAATGAAATTAGCTCTTTTGTTAAATGTTATTGATCCAAGAATAGGAGGAGTGATGATAATGGGTGACAGAGGTACTGGAAAGTCTACTACCATCAGAGCCTTAGCTGATTTATTGCCTGCAATAGATGTTGTTAAAGATGACCCATATAATAGTTCCTTAAGTGATCCTGATTTACAGAGCAAAGAAGTTTTAGAAAAAATTGTTCAAGGAGAGAATCTAGAGAGCATTAAAAAACAAGTGCCTATGGTTGATTTGCCTTTAGGGGCTACTGAAGACAGACTTTGTGGAACTATAGATATAGAGAAGGCTTTGAGTGAAGGTGTTAAGGCATTTGAACCAGGGTTATTAGCAAAGGCTAATAGGGGATTACTGTATGTTGATGAAGTTAATTTGCTTGATGATCATTTGGTGGATGTACTTTTAGATTCTGCTGCTTCTGGGTGGAATACAGTTGAGAGAGAGGGGGTTTCAGTTCGCCATCCTGCTAGGTTTGTTCTTATTGGCTCAGGAAATCCAGAAGAAGGGGAATTAAGGCCTCAGTTATTAGACAGGTTCGGAATGAGCGTTGAGGTTAAGACCGTTAGAGACGCTGAATTAAGAGTTCAAGTAGTAGATCAAAGGACATCCTTTGACGATAATCCTGATGAGTTTTCATTGAGTGTGGAGAAACAACAAGATGAACTACAATTAAAGGTTGTTAAAGCTCAAGAAATTTTGAGTTCTGTTCAAATGGATGATGATCTTAGATTAAATATTTCTGCAATTTGCGGAGAACTGGATGTTGATGGGTTACGTGGAGATATAGTAACAAATCGTTCCGCTAGGGCGATCGCAGCCTTTGAGGGAAGAACCGAAGTGCAAGAAGATGATATAGCAAGGGTTATTTCTTGTTCGTTAAGACATCGCCTTAGAAAAGATCCATTAGAACAAGTTGATTCAGGGGAAAGAGTTATTCAAGCTTTTTGTAAAGTATTTGACTTAGATGAAAAAGAAAATCTTTCAAAATTCCAATTAACTGCAGAAGCTTAA
- the trxA gene encoding thioredoxin, giving the protein MSSAPAVTDSSFDKDVLQSDLPVLVDFWAPWCGPCRMVAPVVEEISKDFEGKIKVFKLNTDENPNVASQYGIRSIPTLMIFKGGQKVDTVVGAVPKATLSSTLTKHL; this is encoded by the coding sequence ATGTCATCAGCTCCAGCCGTAACTGATTCTTCATTTGACAAGGATGTATTGCAAAGTGATCTGCCAGTATTGGTTGATTTTTGGGCACCATGGTGCGGTCCATGTAGAATGGTCGCTCCAGTTGTAGAAGAAATCTCAAAAGACTTTGAAGGGAAAATTAAAGTTTTTAAATTAAATACCGATGAGAATCCAAATGTAGCTAGTCAATACGGAATTAGAAGTATTCCTACATTAATGATCTTTAAAGGAGGTCAAAAGGTTGATACCGTTGTTGGCGCTGTTCCAAAAGCAACTCTTTCGAGCACTTTAACTAAGCATTTATAA
- a CDS encoding homoserine dehydrogenase, whose product MRKCKIGIVGFGTVGSGIYKILSSEIDSHPILEEIEIVKIAVKDLSKKRDVELDNNLLTDDPFELINDPSIDVIVEVMGGVDLAKDIILRSLKSGKSVVTANKAVIARYGEEIYKTAAKEGVYILSEAAVCGGIPIIEPLKRSLKSNCIKKMVGIINGTTNFILSKMANEKADYKETLKLAQSLGYAEFDPTADVEGHDAADKISILSELAFGGKIKRDEIHSEGISSINLKDIEYANKLGFEIKLLALSERQQINSNDSLALNIWVGPSLIPKSHPLATVMGVNNALLIEADPLGEIMLYGPGAGRGPTSASVVSDILNLHAVSEKNNNSVDPLLSFDFWRKCHIIESSLINKKNYLRIICLDSPGVIGKIGDIFGNNNVSIESIVQLDATEDKAEIVVITHEVNNGSFEKSKDQINSLSEVKNIASQLSCI is encoded by the coding sequence ATGAGAAAATGCAAAATTGGCATAGTAGGTTTTGGAACTGTAGGTTCAGGAATTTATAAAATATTAAGTTCTGAAATTGATTCACATCCAATTCTAGAAGAAATAGAAATTGTAAAAATAGCAGTTAAAGATCTCAGTAAAAAAAGGGATGTTGAGCTAGATAATAATTTACTAACGGATGATCCATTTGAATTAATTAATGACCCCTCCATAGATGTAATTGTTGAAGTAATGGGAGGGGTTGATTTAGCGAAAGATATTATTCTACGATCATTAAAATCAGGCAAATCTGTTGTCACAGCAAATAAAGCAGTCATTGCAAGATATGGAGAAGAAATATACAAAACTGCTGCTAAGGAAGGAGTTTATATACTGTCAGAGGCAGCAGTCTGCGGAGGGATTCCAATAATTGAACCATTAAAAAGATCATTAAAGAGTAACTGCATAAAAAAAATGGTTGGGATAATAAATGGCACAACAAATTTTATTCTTTCAAAGATGGCAAATGAAAAAGCTGATTATAAGGAAACGTTAAAATTGGCGCAAAGTCTTGGTTATGCAGAATTTGATCCAACTGCAGATGTTGAGGGACATGACGCTGCTGATAAGATTTCTATTCTTAGTGAACTCGCATTTGGGGGGAAAATTAAAAGAGACGAAATACATTCAGAGGGCATTAGTAGCATTAATTTAAAGGATATCGAATATGCGAATAAATTAGGATTTGAAATAAAACTTTTGGCACTTTCCGAAAGGCAACAAATTAATAGTAATGATTCACTTGCTTTGAATATTTGGGTAGGCCCTTCATTGATTCCAAAATCTCATCCATTGGCAACAGTTATGGGAGTTAATAATGCATTATTGATAGAGGCTGATCCTCTTGGAGAAATAATGTTGTATGGTCCAGGTGCAGGCAGAGGTCCAACTTCTGCATCAGTAGTATCAGATATATTAAATCTGCATGCCGTGTCAGAAAAAAATAATAATTCAGTTGATCCATTACTATCTTTTGATTTCTGGAGAAAATGTCATATCATAGAATCTTCTTTAATAAATAAAAAAAATTACCTTAGAATTATCTGTCTTGATAGTCCTGGCGTAATAGGAAAGATTGGAGATATTTTTGGTAATAATAATGTATCAATCGAATCAATTGTGCAACTAGATGCAACTGAGGATAAAGCCGAAATTGTTGTTATAACTCATGAGGTGAATAATGGAAGTTTTGAGAAATCGAAAGATCAAATAAATTCGCTTTCTGAAGTTAAAAATATCGCAAGTCAATTAAGTTGTATTTAA
- the petG gene encoding cytochrome b6-f complex subunit V produces MIEPLLCGIVLGLVPITLLGLFVSAWNQYRRGSGMLDID; encoded by the coding sequence ATGATCGAGCCTCTTCTTTGTGGAATTGTTTTAGGGTTAGTACCAATAACTCTTCTTGGTTTATTCGTTAGTGCATGGAATCAATACAGAAGAGGTTCAGGAATGTTGGACATTGATTAA
- the ruvC gene encoding crossover junction endodeoxyribonuclease RuvC, with protein sequence MRIIGIDPGLARVGYGIIEVKNEKKILLDCGVIETGKNKKEEDRLYEIFKDLSELINYWNPNIAAVEKFFFYRSSTTISVVQARGVIMMVLASKKIHVSEYSPAQIKLTIAGSGKASKKEVLDAVMYDLKLKKPPKPDDSADALAIALTKLNEEGFN encoded by the coding sequence GTGAGAATTATTGGGATTGACCCTGGATTGGCGAGAGTTGGGTATGGAATTATTGAAGTAAAAAATGAAAAAAAGATTTTATTAGATTGTGGAGTTATTGAGACGGGAAAAAATAAAAAAGAAGAAGATAGACTTTATGAGATATTCAAAGATCTTAGTGAATTAATAAATTATTGGAATCCAAATATAGCAGCAGTAGAAAAGTTTTTCTTTTATAGATCAAGCACTACTATAAGTGTTGTGCAGGCTAGAGGAGTAATTATGATGGTACTGGCCTCTAAAAAAATTCATGTTAGTGAATATTCCCCCGCTCAGATAAAGTTAACTATTGCTGGGTCTGGAAAGGCCTCTAAGAAAGAAGTTCTTGATGCGGTTATGTATGACCTAAAACTTAAAAAACCTCCAAAACCTGACGATTCGGCAGATGCACTGGCTATAGCACTCACAAAACTTAATGAAGAAGGCTTCAACTGA
- a CDS encoding cytochrome c → MSTSSSSAAEKDFKRDLLKNFFIVLTFLLIFFSIFFVNHREKNKYIIKTLELNGSAKVGDSIFKINCVGCHGISARGLVGPDLHSITQRMSDEQIIKQVTGGLTPPMPSFEIDPLNMSNLLKYLHSLE, encoded by the coding sequence GTGTCAACTTCTTCATCATCTGCAGCAGAAAAAGACTTTAAAAGAGACTTATTGAAAAATTTTTTTATTGTTTTAACGTTTTTATTGATATTTTTTTCAATATTTTTCGTGAATCATCGTGAAAAAAACAAATATATTATTAAAACTCTTGAGCTTAATGGATCTGCTAAGGTAGGCGATTCTATTTTTAAGATAAATTGTGTTGGATGCCATGGGATATCAGCAAGAGGATTAGTGGGTCCTGACTTACATTCAATAACTCAACGTATGAGCGATGAACAGATAATTAAACAAGTTACGGGTGGCCTTACTCCTCCCATGCCAAGTTTTGAAATTGATCCACTAAATATGTCCAATTTATTAAAGTATCTTCATAGCCTTGAATGA
- a CDS encoding RNA methyltransferase, whose translation MILEKNFSNLKVILVEPNGPLNVGSIARLCSNFEVDELRIVSPKCDIFSLEAKKMALKGQKFLNHCKIFDNLEKAIFDCDLVLASNGRIDMSKDSFFESSEDIFNWTISFKKINNLAIIFGREDRGLTNNELLLANKTFNIPTSLNNPSLNLSHAVSIVLYELNKSSKKKFKKELEVFNLASSKQIHDSFLEIEEMLLRVGYLLEHTSRAKINKFKNFILRANTSTHEINVLRGIVHQIKWFLNNSKKNQ comes from the coding sequence ATGATTTTGGAGAAGAATTTTTCAAATTTAAAGGTAATATTAGTTGAACCAAATGGCCCTTTAAATGTAGGGAGCATTGCCAGATTATGCTCCAACTTTGAAGTTGATGAATTAAGAATTGTTTCTCCAAAATGCGATATATTTTCTTTAGAAGCAAAAAAAATGGCTCTTAAAGGTCAAAAATTTCTTAATCATTGTAAGATTTTTGATAATCTTGAAAAAGCAATTTTTGATTGTGATTTAGTTCTCGCTTCTAATGGAAGGATTGATATGAGCAAAGATTCATTTTTTGAATCTTCTGAAGATATATTTAATTGGACTATATCTTTTAAAAAAATAAATAATTTAGCAATTATATTTGGTAGAGAAGATAGAGGTTTAACTAATAACGAATTACTTCTGGCAAATAAGACTTTTAATATCCCAACTTCTCTAAATAATCCTTCTTTAAATCTTTCTCATGCAGTTTCAATAGTTTTGTATGAATTAAATAAGTCTTCTAAAAAAAAGTTTAAGAAGGAATTAGAAGTTTTTAATCTTGCATCATCAAAACAAATTCATGATTCATTCTTGGAGATAGAGGAAATGCTTTTAAGAGTTGGATATCTCTTAGAACATACCTCAAGGGCAAAAATAAATAAATTTAAAAATTTTATTTTAAGGGCAAATACATCAACGCACGAAATAAATGTTTTAAGAGGAATTGTCCATCAAATAAAATGGTTTTTGAATAATTCAAAAAAAAATCAGTAA
- a CDS encoding 5-formyltetrahydrofolate cyclo-ligase, whose product MTIFERKKLERDTFRKLRNEISLNQKENVEKNVKLYVDSFLKEYKKIGYIAIYWPLKNEVDIRSLKEKFSLALPRCKDKKELLFYPWDGRLLTKDSEGILSPNDSFALSHNQISMILVPCLSVDKNLIRLGYGGGYFDKLRKDKNWRNVPCIGVLTSNCVSTIPLTRAEWDIPLSGFITEKEILV is encoded by the coding sequence ATGACTATCTTTGAAAGAAAGAAATTGGAGAGGGATACCTTTAGAAAACTTAGAAATGAGATTTCCCTTAATCAAAAAGAAAATGTAGAAAAAAATGTAAAATTATATGTTGATTCATTTCTTAAGGAATATAAAAAAATTGGTTATATAGCTATATATTGGCCTCTAAAAAATGAAGTAGATATTAGAAGTCTTAAGGAAAAATTTTCTTTAGCTTTGCCCAGATGTAAAGATAAAAAAGAGTTGTTATTTTATCCATGGGATGGAAGACTTCTTACGAAAGACTCTGAAGGGATACTAAGTCCAAATGACTCTTTTGCATTAAGTCATAATCAAATAAGTATGATTCTTGTTCCATGTCTTTCTGTGGATAAAAATTTAATAAGATTAGGTTATGGAGGAGGTTATTTTGATAAATTAAGAAAAGATAAAAATTGGAGAAATGTTCCATGCATAGGAGTCTTAACTTCCAATTGTGTCAGTACGATTCCATTAACCAGAGCTGAGTGGGATATCCCTTTATCAGGCTTTATCACAGAAAAAGAAATACTTGTATAA
- the hisH gene encoding imidazole glycerol phosphate synthase subunit HisH, with protein sequence MHKIGLIDYGMGNIHSVTKSLESLGEEIILIKNFNDSKLCKAIILPGVGAFDPAMNNLISTDLITDLKNWIKSGKSFFGICLGLQLLFESSDEGKVQGLGILKGKIQKIPNIVNQRIPHMGWCQLLPTKENTLLGIEEFNNWVYFVHSYHAIPDDLNIIAAQVDYGSEKLTAMIENDNLLACQFHPEKSGKTGEKLLRRWLSNIQ encoded by the coding sequence TTGCATAAAATTGGGCTAATAGACTATGGAATGGGTAACATTCATTCTGTAACAAAATCTCTAGAAAGTCTTGGAGAAGAAATTATATTAATTAAAAACTTTAATGATTCCAAGCTTTGTAAGGCGATAATACTTCCCGGGGTTGGAGCATTTGATCCAGCAATGAATAATCTCATAAGTACTGATTTGATAACTGATTTGAAAAATTGGATTAAAAGTGGAAAATCCTTTTTTGGGATATGTTTAGGTCTCCAACTCCTTTTTGAATCTAGTGATGAAGGAAAAGTTCAAGGACTGGGAATTTTAAAAGGAAAAATACAAAAAATACCTAATATTGTTAACCAAAGAATCCCACACATGGGTTGGTGCCAACTTTTACCTACAAAGGAAAATACCTTACTTGGGATTGAAGAATTTAATAATTGGGTCTATTTTGTACATTCCTATCATGCAATCCCAGATGACTTAAATATTATTGCAGCTCAGGTTGATTATGGCTCTGAAAAATTAACTGCAATGATTGAGAATGATAATTTATTGGCCTGTCAATTTCATCCGGAAAAATCTGGCAAAACCGGTGAAAAACTTTTGAGAAGATGGCTGAGTAATATTCAATAA
- a CDS encoding ABC transporter substrate-binding protein has translation MKKKVLLSIFIILISFLQSSCGSKRISKKIIVASSGKIESLDPARANTLKSIQLISSLGDTLYELNSEGELIPELASGMPIISKDGLQIIINLRKNVFFHDGTSFNSNAIKFTFDRFKRIGTMNYILGNKIKSIETPSEYSVIINLNKPSSSLNGLLTSVNLTPISPTFYKEYSDKFLNEKFVGTGKYVLKSFSNEVQSIDPNLNYWGEKPLNKGINFVGYSNSSSLFGALKSKQIDVLLSNSIDDSQRKSLNNLSKNKQFKEGNSPFTELSFISLKTSSYPLSNLNLRLALAKSLNRKLISEKVSYGLRKPSRSIIPPILKKDNQELWPKYDYLEVRRLLQKENFCNGNILKIPLTYRSNVPADKLIALTWQEEIKNSLNDCINIELNGVESTTVYKNLSLGIYTAVILDWTGAYSDPEAYLTPLLSCNEIVDGICKKGESVYSGSFWGSNKVERLFLESEKTTGIKRLEKLLEIEKIASNSIPYIPIWISSQKAWSQNKISKPIFNGAGIISLSDLKLIDE, from the coding sequence ATGAAAAAAAAAGTTCTTTTATCAATTTTTATTATATTAATTTCTTTTTTACAGAGTTCTTGTGGTTCAAAAAGAATATCAAAAAAAATCATAGTAGCAAGTTCTGGAAAGATTGAATCTTTAGATCCAGCTCGAGCCAATACTCTTAAATCAATTCAATTAATCAGTTCACTTGGAGACACATTATATGAATTAAATTCTGAAGGAGAATTAATACCTGAATTGGCCTCTGGGATGCCAATTATTTCAAAGGATGGACTTCAAATAATTATCAATTTGAGAAAAAATGTTTTTTTTCACGATGGAACTTCATTTAACTCAAATGCTATAAAGTTTACTTTTGATAGATTCAAAAGAATTGGAACTATGAATTATATTTTAGGAAATAAGATTAAATCAATAGAAACACCAAGTGAATATTCAGTCATAATAAATTTAAATAAACCATCAAGTTCTTTAAATGGTTTACTTACATCAGTAAATTTAACTCCAATATCTCCTACCTTTTACAAAGAATATTCTGATAAGTTTCTAAATGAAAAATTCGTTGGTACTGGCAAGTATGTGCTAAAAAGTTTTTCTAATGAAGTTCAATCAATTGATCCAAATTTGAATTATTGGGGTGAAAAACCCTTAAATAAAGGAATTAATTTTGTGGGATATTCAAATTCATCTTCTCTTTTTGGGGCTTTAAAAAGTAAACAAATTGACGTGCTTTTATCAAATTCAATTGATGATAGTCAGAGAAAAAGTCTTAATAATTTAAGCAAAAATAAACAGTTTAAAGAAGGTAATAGCCCTTTTACTGAATTAAGTTTTATAAGCCTTAAGACTAGTTCTTATCCCTTAAGTAACCTTAATTTGAGATTAGCTTTGGCAAAAAGTCTTAATAGAAAATTAATTAGTGAGAAAGTGAGTTATGGATTAAGGAAACCATCTAGATCAATTATCCCTCCAATATTAAAAAAAGATAATCAAGAACTGTGGCCTAAATATGATTATTTAGAAGTGAGAAGGTTATTGCAAAAAGAAAATTTTTGTAATGGAAATATTCTGAAAATACCTCTTACTTATAGATCGAATGTACCGGCTGACAAGCTTATTGCCCTGACATGGCAGGAAGAAATTAAAAATTCTTTGAATGATTGTATTAATATTGAACTCAATGGGGTTGAATCTACAACAGTTTATAAAAATTTAAGTTTAGGAATTTATACAGCAGTTATTCTCGATTGGACTGGAGCTTATTCAGATCCAGAAGCATATCTCACCCCTCTTTTAAGTTGTAATGAAATAGTTGATGGCATATGTAAAAAAGGAGAATCAGTTTACAGCGGTAGCTTTTGGGGATCTAATAAAGTGGAAAGGTTATTTCTTGAAAGTGAAAAAACAACAGGAATAAAAAGATTAGAAAAACTTCTTGAAATTGAAAAAATAGCATCAAATTCAATCCCTTATATTCCTATTTGGATATCCTCTCAAAAAGCATGGTCTCAAAATAAAATATCAAAACCTATATTTAATGGTGCAGGAATTATTTCGTTGAGTGATCTTAAGCTTATTGATGAGTAG
- a CDS encoding SufE family protein, protein MENQEKYNNLSKLVEKLKKSEDPKRKYEYILWLGKKLNEPDSKILVEENKVKGCVSEVFVKATIKAGKLFWEGYSDALITKGLLAFLISGLNELTPNEVVEIDKKFIEDTGLKKSLTPSRSNGFLNILLKMQSQAHEFL, encoded by the coding sequence ATGGAAAACCAAGAAAAATACAATAACTTATCAAAATTAGTTGAAAAGTTGAAGAAATCGGAAGATCCAAAAAGAAAATATGAATACATTTTGTGGTTAGGCAAAAAATTGAATGAACCAGATAGTAAGATCTTAGTTGAAGAAAATAAGGTTAAGGGGTGCGTTTCAGAAGTTTTTGTTAAGGCAACTATCAAAGCCGGTAAATTATTTTGGGAAGGATATTCTGATGCTCTAATAACAAAGGGTTTGTTGGCATTTCTAATTAGTGGATTAAATGAGTTAACACCAAATGAAGTTGTTGAAATAGATAAGAAATTTATAGAAGATACTGGTTTGAAAAAAAGCTTAACTCCTTCTCGATCAAATGGTTTTTTAAACATTTTATTGAAAATGCAGTCTCAAGCACATGAATTTTTGTAG